A stretch of the Symmachiella macrocystis genome encodes the following:
- a CDS encoding adenosine kinase, translating to MTYDVYGVGNALLDIQARVSDETLLKLDYAKGIMTLVDDATQADVLGELDGHPVNRCAGGSAANTIIGVADLGGTAAYAGKVGADALGEYCLADMRKMGVAIEVPPADGQTGTCVILITEDAQRTMLTSLGVSSTLGPDDIDEAEIRKANYVYVEGYLFTGESTRAAAMKTIELAKANDVKVAFTVSDPFLINLFKDDFWKLIEGPVDLLFCNLEEARSLTGKQDAIDCAQEIHRHAENVALTLGGDGSLLMHDGKAIPIEGVEVDAIDTTGAGDMYAAGLLYGINNGMTWKQAGHLASHAAGRIVSQLGARLERRFTKEEIAQFMS from the coding sequence ATGACTTACGACGTATACGGCGTGGGAAACGCCTTGTTGGATATTCAAGCTCGGGTCTCTGATGAAACCTTGCTCAAGCTGGACTACGCCAAGGGAATCATGACCCTCGTCGATGATGCCACGCAGGCCGATGTGTTGGGAGAACTGGACGGGCATCCCGTCAATCGCTGTGCGGGCGGCTCGGCGGCCAACACGATAATCGGTGTCGCCGACCTGGGTGGCACCGCCGCCTATGCCGGCAAAGTGGGCGCCGATGCGTTGGGGGAATATTGCCTGGCTGACATGCGAAAAATGGGCGTCGCCATCGAAGTTCCCCCCGCCGACGGCCAAACCGGCACCTGCGTGATTCTGATTACCGAAGACGCGCAGCGGACCATGCTCACCAGTCTGGGCGTTTCGTCAACTCTAGGTCCGGATGACATCGACGAAGCTGAGATACGTAAAGCGAATTACGTTTACGTCGAAGGGTATCTGTTCACTGGGGAATCGACGCGAGCGGCGGCCATGAAGACGATTGAATTGGCCAAAGCCAACGACGTAAAAGTAGCCTTTACGGTGTCCGATCCATTTTTGATCAACTTGTTCAAAGACGACTTCTGGAAACTGATCGAAGGGCCGGTCGACTTGTTGTTCTGCAATCTTGAGGAAGCCCGCAGTTTGACCGGCAAACAGGATGCGATCGACTGTGCCCAGGAGATTCACCGGCATGCGGAGAACGTCGCCCTCACGTTGGGCGGAGACGGTTCGCTCTTAATGCACGACGGAAAGGCGATCCCCATCGAAGGAGTCGAGGTGGATGCGATCGACACCACCGGAGCGGGCGACATGTACGCCGCCGGATTGTTGTACGGCATCAACAACGGCATGACCTGGAAACAGGCCGGCCATTTGGCCTCGCACGCCGCCGGACGCATCGTCTCGCAACTCGGCGCTCGTCTGGAACGACGGTTCACCAAAGAAGAAATTGCCCAATTCATGTCGTAG
- a CDS encoding carbon-nitrogen hydrolase family protein has protein sequence MHCKTAVGLLGALLLITSPLTAADDAIPDGWAAKSLREEIRPAFSYLPEGGLSGKGSFVITADERKGLFGWWETSRDVTGGKYYEFSARFQVDGIENPRRAIVARVLWQNSQGRPVKHDSISTASYNPGSRPRAEPEYPPRRGTDENGWTTVSAVYRAPSEATQAVIELSYRWAPQGRVEWTDVQLTPTTAPKPRKVRLATVHYQPREGTTSAEKCQLFQPLIEKAAQQDVDLVVLPETLTFYGTGGTYADSAEPIPGPSTRYFGKLAKQHDLYIVAGLMERDKHLVYNVAVLIGPDGKVVGKYRKVTLPRGEIEGGITPGDDYPVFDTRFGKVGMMVCYDGFFPEVARELSNRGAEVIAWPVWGCNPMLGAARACENHVYVISSTYTDVAANWMISAVYGQDGKLLAQGKEWGSIAVAEVDLNQPLLWHSLGDFKAQIAPHRPPVKPAKP, from the coding sequence ATGCATTGCAAAACAGCCGTTGGATTGCTCGGAGCGTTGTTACTGATCACCAGTCCTCTTACGGCAGCGGACGATGCAATCCCCGACGGGTGGGCGGCGAAATCGCTGCGTGAGGAGATTCGCCCCGCGTTTTCCTACCTGCCTGAAGGAGGACTAAGCGGTAAGGGCAGTTTTGTGATCACTGCGGATGAGCGCAAAGGTTTGTTCGGCTGGTGGGAAACCTCGCGGGACGTCACCGGCGGCAAATACTATGAGTTTTCTGCACGGTTTCAGGTCGACGGCATCGAGAATCCGCGGCGAGCGATTGTCGCACGCGTATTGTGGCAAAATTCACAAGGCCGCCCGGTCAAGCACGATTCCATTTCGACCGCCTCCTACAATCCTGGATCGCGTCCCCGTGCCGAACCGGAATACCCACCACGTCGCGGCACCGACGAAAATGGTTGGACGACCGTCTCAGCCGTGTACCGCGCTCCGAGTGAAGCGACGCAAGCGGTGATCGAGTTGTCCTACCGCTGGGCGCCGCAAGGCCGTGTGGAATGGACCGACGTGCAACTCACACCAACAACAGCGCCAAAACCGCGCAAGGTGCGACTGGCAACCGTGCACTACCAGCCCAGAGAGGGCACGACCAGTGCGGAGAAGTGCCAACTGTTTCAGCCGTTGATTGAAAAGGCGGCCCAGCAGGACGTCGATCTGGTTGTTTTGCCCGAAACGTTGACCTTCTATGGGACCGGCGGCACCTATGCCGACAGTGCGGAACCGATTCCCGGCCCGTCGACCAGATACTTTGGAAAACTGGCCAAGCAACATGATCTGTACATTGTGGCGGGGCTGATGGAACGTGACAAGCATCTTGTCTACAACGTCGCTGTGTTGATTGGTCCCGATGGCAAAGTGGTTGGCAAATACCGCAAGGTGACGTTGCCCCGCGGTGAGATCGAAGGCGGGATCACGCCGGGCGACGACTATCCAGTCTTCGACACGCGCTTTGGAAAAGTGGGCATGATGGTCTGCTACGACGGATTTTTCCCGGAAGTCGCCCGCGAGTTGAGCAATCGCGGGGCGGAGGTGATCGCCTGGCCGGTGTGGGGCTGCAACCCGATGTTGGGCGCCGCCCGCGCCTGCGAAAACCATGTCTATGTGATCAGCAGCACCTACACCGACGTCGCCGCCAACTGGATGATCTCAGCCGTCTACGGTCAAGACGGCAAGCTGCTAGCACAAGGCAAGGAATGGGGCAGCATCGCTGTCGCCGAAGTCGATCTCAATCAACCGCTGCTGTGGCACAGCCTGGGAGACTTCAAAGCCCAAATCGCCCCCCACCGCCCCCCGGTGAAACCGGCGAAGCCTTGA
- a CDS encoding aspartate aminotransferase family protein, translating into MTTVAPATDKFVSEFSISRWCDTADVLARLDALLKQPIRPIRAENMPQVLSYFDSHCRQSKLVSTAAEHVIPGGVQHNLAFNYPHPLAIGAADGAHMRDVDGNRYIDFLQAGGATLLGANYRPVRERVQAVLEECGPVTGLLHEYEVKLAELVCRHVPSVEMFRMLGSGTEAVMAAIRLARAHTGRKWIIKMGGGYHGWSDQMVYGIRVPGTGRMDAAGIPRSSTARIQESFPHDLHALRRRLQLNRLRGGTAAVIVEPFGPESGTRPVTAEFNGELRALCDEFGVLLIFDEVVTGFRTGLAGAQGYFDVRPDLTVFGKCLTGGYPMSGGVGGPRDIMMNLAGGLGGSQKKVLVGGTLSANPLSCVAGYYSILEMEKTQAAQHAGRAGDRLCAGLTEIIDRLGLPYVAYNQGSIVHLQTSGVMLMDARNPFKLMKLVQEAEARKRSMEEFGAAYCAHGLITLAGSRLYTSLADTDEVIDEALNRFEDVLKLA; encoded by the coding sequence ATGACGACTGTGGCACCCGCGACTGATAAGTTTGTGTCGGAGTTTTCGATCTCCCGTTGGTGCGATACTGCGGATGTGCTGGCGCGGCTGGACGCACTGCTCAAGCAACCGATACGTCCGATTCGCGCGGAGAATATGCCGCAGGTGTTGTCATATTTCGACTCGCACTGCCGGCAATCGAAATTGGTGTCCACAGCGGCCGAGCATGTCATCCCCGGTGGCGTGCAACACAACTTGGCGTTCAACTATCCGCACCCCTTGGCCATCGGTGCCGCCGACGGGGCACACATGAGGGACGTGGACGGCAATCGTTACATCGATTTTTTGCAGGCGGGTGGAGCGACGCTGCTGGGGGCGAATTATCGGCCGGTTCGCGAACGTGTCCAGGCTGTGCTGGAGGAATGCGGTCCGGTGACCGGCCTGTTGCACGAATATGAAGTCAAACTGGCTGAGTTGGTTTGCCGACACGTTCCGTCGGTCGAGATGTTTCGCATGCTCGGTTCGGGGACGGAAGCGGTGATGGCTGCTATTCGTCTGGCGCGTGCGCATACCGGGCGGAAGTGGATTATCAAAATGGGGGGCGGATACCACGGTTGGTCGGACCAAATGGTTTATGGAATTCGCGTCCCGGGCACGGGGCGAATGGATGCGGCCGGCATTCCGCGGTCGTCGACGGCGCGGATTCAGGAGAGTTTTCCGCACGATCTCCATGCGCTGCGCAGACGTCTGCAACTCAATCGATTGCGAGGCGGAACAGCTGCGGTGATTGTCGAGCCGTTTGGCCCCGAGAGCGGCACGCGACCGGTCACAGCGGAATTCAACGGCGAGCTGCGGGCGTTGTGTGACGAATTCGGGGTGTTGTTGATCTTTGACGAGGTGGTCACCGGGTTTCGCACGGGGCTTGCGGGCGCGCAAGGTTACTTCGACGTGCGGCCCGATCTGACCGTGTTTGGCAAATGTCTGACCGGTGGATATCCCATGTCAGGGGGCGTGGGCGGACCGCGCGACATCATGATGAATCTCGCCGGCGGTCTGGGCGGTAGTCAAAAGAAGGTACTGGTCGGCGGAACACTCTCGGCCAATCCGCTGTCGTGTGTTGCCGGTTATTATTCGATCCTCGAGATGGAAAAAACTCAAGCCGCGCAGCACGCGGGCCGCGCCGGGGATCGACTGTGCGCGGGTTTGACGGAAATCATCGACCGTTTGGGCCTGCCGTACGTTGCCTACAACCAAGGATCCATCGTGCACTTGCAGACATCCGGTGTGATGCTGATGGACGCCCGGAATCCATTCAAATTGATGAAGCTGGTCCAGGAAGCCGAGGCGCGCAAACGGTCGATGGAGGAATTCGGCGCGGCGTACTGCGCGCACGGCTTGATCACGCTGGCCGGGAGCCGACTGTATACGTCGCTGGCCGATACGGACGAGGTGATCGACGAAGCACTGAATCGTTTCGAAGATGTGTTGAAGTTGGCGTAA
- a CDS encoding sulfurtransferase: MFINLRHPYAVIVAACIVMTFMPGAAGADEAAKTEKTKLLLSAREVEELVDAADQSAVILLDIQERDAFSKAHLPGARWIDVASWKAAAMANSGDGLTNQQRWSELGSELGLARDGRIVVYGGALPNAARVWWLLKYLGCQHVSLMDGGIDVWRKQKLPITDEPAEFKTTKFQPAFQKQRLARIDHVKQAVQDGSLFVFDTRSKSEFAAGRVPGAAHLEWVRLLTDDGTFKSAAELRRMFQALNLGPQHTAVTYCRSGGRASVEAFALELAGYKNVQNYFCSWQEYSSDEDAPVEK, from the coding sequence ATGTTCATCAACCTTCGACACCCTTACGCCGTGATTGTGGCCGCTTGCATTGTGATGACGTTCATGCCGGGTGCCGCCGGCGCGGATGAGGCTGCGAAGACAGAGAAAACCAAACTTCTGCTGTCAGCCCGCGAGGTCGAAGAACTGGTTGATGCAGCTGATCAATCGGCGGTCATTCTGCTGGATATCCAAGAACGTGACGCTTTTTCCAAGGCGCATCTTCCCGGCGCTCGATGGATTGACGTAGCGAGTTGGAAAGCGGCCGCTATGGCTAATAGTGGCGACGGACTGACGAATCAGCAGCGTTGGAGCGAGCTGGGAAGTGAGTTGGGATTGGCACGCGACGGGCGAATCGTCGTCTATGGCGGCGCGCTTCCCAATGCCGCGCGGGTGTGGTGGCTGCTCAAATATCTGGGTTGTCAGCACGTGAGTTTGATGGATGGGGGCATCGATGTCTGGCGCAAACAGAAACTCCCCATTACGGACGAGCCTGCCGAATTCAAAACCACCAAATTTCAGCCAGCGTTTCAAAAGCAACGCCTCGCCCGCATCGATCACGTCAAACAGGCGGTCCAGGATGGTAGCCTGTTTGTCTTTGACACCCGCAGCAAATCCGAATTTGCGGCCGGACGTGTACCCGGTGCGGCGCATTTGGAATGGGTCCGCTTGCTGACCGACGATGGGACCTTTAAGTCTGCAGCTGAATTGCGACGAATGTTTCAGGCGCTGAATCTGGGCCCCCAGCACACGGCTGTGACTTATTGTCGCAGCGGCGGTCGGGCTTCGGTCGAGGCCTTTGCGTTGGAGTTGGCGGGCTACAAAAACGTACAGAACTACTTTTGTAGTTGGCAGGAGTACAGCAGCGATGAGGATGCTCCGGTGGAGAAGTGA